Proteins found in one Nitratiruptor sp. SB155-2 genomic segment:
- a CDS encoding flagellar biosynthesis protein FliZ, with product MLDTYFLVKFLITFLLLIFTLYIIYYYLKKKAPAIKKNGKIHIEEINYIDRNRQIILVTVKDIELLILNDEKGATVIKEWKRSDQ from the coding sequence TTGCTTGATACATATTTCCTTGTTAAATTCCTTATAACTTTTCTTCTACTTATTTTTACTTTATATATAATCTACTATTATCTGAAAAAAAAAGCTCCAGCAATCAAGAAAAACGGAAAGATACATATCGAAGAGATAAACTATATCGACCGGAACCGTCAAATTATTCTCGTAACAGTCAAAGATATAGAGCTTTTGATACTCAATGATGAAAAAGGAGCAACAGTAATCAAAGAGTGGAAAAGAAGTGATCAATGA
- a CDS encoding FliM/FliN family flagellar motor switch protein, producing the protein MEKEIGEQVDFSLLEDISLKMSVRLGSTKKMIIEILSLKEGDVIELERNTEDYIDVMLNEKKMAIGEIVVINDKYGVRIVDLA; encoded by the coding sequence ATGGAGAAAGAGATAGGTGAACAAGTGGACTTCTCTTTACTTGAAGATATTTCATTGAAGATGAGTGTACGACTCGGTAGCACGAAAAAGATGATCATCGAGATACTTTCGCTCAAAGAGGGTGATGTCATAGAGCTTGAAAGAAATACTGAAGATTATATCGATGTTATGCTCAACGAGAAAAAAATGGCTATTGGAGAAATTGTCGTTATCAATGACAAATATGGGGTGAGGATCGTAGATCTTGCTTGA
- a CDS encoding flagellar basal body-associated FliL family protein, whose translation MAEEAKEQEESQGGGKKKLIIILLIVLILLGGGGAAAYKFLVLDKQKKEEDKKEKKAEKIAEDLKNIEDLGITYDVGTFIVNLQDKDADRYLKVTIVLDVQDEKVKQELEKRLPQVKDAITTLLFTKSSYELRTAEGIEELKEQILKRVNAILPIGGVKNVYFTDFVIQTA comes from the coding sequence ATGGCTGAAGAAGCGAAAGAACAGGAAGAGTCACAAGGTGGCGGTAAAAAAAAGCTCATCATTATTCTTTTGATTGTCCTTATTCTCTTAGGGGGAGGGGGAGCTGCTGCATATAAATTTTTAGTTTTGGATAAGCAGAAAAAAGAGGAAGACAAAAAAGAGAAAAAAGCGGAAAAAATAGCGGAAGATCTTAAAAATATTGAAGATCTGGGGATCACATATGATGTAGGTACATTTATTGTCAATTTGCAAGATAAAGATGCAGATCGTTATTTGAAAGTTACTATTGTTTTAGATGTGCAGGATGAAAAAGTAAAACAAGAACTTGAAAAGAGACTTCCTCAAGTCAAAGATGCGATAACGACGCTTCTATTTACAAAATCCTCGTATGAATTAAGAACAGCAGAAGGTATAGAAGAGTTGAAAGAGCAGATCCTAAAAAGAGTCAATGCGATATTACCTATAGGTGGTGTTAAAAATGTCTATTTTACCGATTTTGTGATTCAAACAGCATAG
- the fliR gene encoding flagellar biosynthetic protein FliR, translating to MSFTLDQIYFAILVFFRVGAIFLSLPVFNANYIPSNIKILLILAFSFYLIQNLTIYYDFSKVTLMQFTLMILKEILLGFSIGLLVSIFVAAFTYAAEIISYFMGFTIVNVFDPTYGQVSILSRLFIMLFFILFFVTDAYHIFIISIIKSFSYIPLVQTSYPDSFFTYLFEKSSLIFTLSFQLSFPFALIVYLINLALALVNRLIPQINVFIVGLPLQIFVGIVALMIGAGVLVSVGISYVQQMVEDYFIFIKHLG from the coding sequence ATGAGTTTCACACTTGATCAGATATATTTTGCTATTTTGGTGTTTTTCAGGGTAGGGGCAATCTTTCTCTCTCTTCCTGTTTTCAATGCCAACTACATCCCAAGCAATATCAAGATACTTCTTATTTTGGCCTTTTCGTTTTATCTGATTCAAAATCTCACAATTTATTACGATTTTTCCAAAGTAACATTGATGCAATTTACACTAATGATACTAAAAGAGATTTTACTGGGCTTTTCCATCGGTCTGCTTGTTTCCATATTTGTTGCTGCATTTACCTATGCAGCCGAGATTATTAGCTATTTTATGGGTTTTACCATAGTCAATGTTTTTGATCCCACATATGGTCAGGTTTCCATATTAAGTAGACTTTTTATCATGCTCTTTTTTATACTCTTTTTCGTTACAGATGCATACCATATTTTCATCATTTCTATTATAAAGAGTTTTTCATACATTCCTCTTGTCCAAACATCTTATCCGGATTCCTTTTTTACTTATCTTTTCGAAAAAAGCAGTTTGATTTTTACACTCTCATTCCAGCTGTCGTTTCCTTTTGCACTTATAGTTTATTTGATAAACTTAGCTTTGGCCTTGGTAAATAGGCTTATTCCACAGATAAATGTTTTTATAGTGGGATTACCGCTTCAGATTTTCGTGGGAATCGTTGCTTTGATGATCGGAGCCGGGGTTTTGGTATCTGTCGGTATTTCTTATGTACAGCAGATGGTAGAGGACTATTTTATATTTATCAAACATTTAGGATAA
- the fliP gene encoding flagellar type III secretion system pore protein FliP (The bacterial flagellar biogenesis protein FliP forms a type III secretion system (T3SS)-type pore required for flagellar assembly.), with amino-acid sequence MRKFLLLLPFIGIPLFAANEINALLDQLKNVDTTLKILALFTILSLAPAILITMTSFTRIVIVLGLLRQALGIPQSPPNQVIIALSLFLTFFIMKPVFDQIYVDAVQPYMQHKLNDMQAVEAAMRPIKKFLVNNTQKEELKLFLDINKTTPKDYNDISLSVLLPAFLVSEIKIAFEIAFVIFLPFLVIDMLVASILMSMGMMMIPPMMISLPFKLILFILSDGWELLIKALIKGYQ; translated from the coding sequence ATGAGAAAATTTCTTTTATTGTTACCTTTTATAGGGATACCTCTTTTTGCAGCCAATGAGATCAATGCTTTGCTCGATCAATTAAAAAATGTAGATACGACACTAAAAATTCTTGCTCTTTTTACCATTTTAAGTCTTGCACCTGCCATCTTGATTACGATGACTTCTTTTACAAGGATTGTTATTGTATTGGGGCTTCTCCGACAAGCACTTGGAATACCCCAATCACCTCCAAACCAAGTGATCATTGCATTGTCGCTATTCTTGACATTTTTTATCATGAAACCCGTATTTGATCAAATATATGTTGATGCGGTACAGCCATATATGCAGCATAAACTTAATGATATGCAAGCTGTAGAAGCAGCAATGAGACCTATAAAAAAGTTTTTAGTCAACAATACCCAGAAAGAGGAATTGAAGCTGTTTTTAGATATCAATAAAACTACACCGAAAGATTATAATGATATCAGTTTATCCGTTTTATTGCCTGCATTTTTAGTGAGTGAGATAAAGATCGCTTTTGAGATAGCATTTGTCATCTTTTTGCCATTTTTAGTGATAGATATGTTGGTTGCAAGTATTTTGATGTCTATGGGTATGATGATGATTCCTCCTATGATGATTTCTCTTCCTTTTAAGCTTATACTTTTCATCCTATCTGATGGATGGGAACTGCTGATTAAAGCGCTTATCAAAGGATATCAATGA
- the fliQ gene encoding flagellar biosynthesis protein FliQ produces MSVDQAITLVEQMLKITALVSLPPLATAFGVGLIISIFQAATQIQEMTLTFIPKIIATVAALIIFGSWMFVTLIDYYKSIFDSITRLIQ; encoded by the coding sequence ATGAGTGTTGATCAAGCTATTACGTTGGTAGAACAGATGTTAAAGATCACGGCACTGGTAAGTTTGCCTCCTTTAGCAACGGCCTTTGGAGTAGGACTTATCATTAGTATTTTCCAAGCAGCTACTCAGATCCAGGAGATGACACTTACATTTATTCCAAAAATCATTGCAACGGTGGCGGCATTGATAATATTTGGCTCTTGGATGTTTGTTACATTGATCGATTATTATAAGTCGATTTTTGATTCGATCACTCGATTAATCCAATGA